A genomic window from Paucibacter sp. KCTC 42545 includes:
- a CDS encoding nuclear transport factor 2 family protein — MKTNLQIIADHYAASARQDVVGMMLDVSPDVAWTEMAGFPCAGTWTGVDQVIDKVFKVLGSEWEAYTFSLDQLIDGGDQIVGVGSYQGTYRKTGKAMQARVTHVWRLAGGKIVGFEQFTDTLLVAQAMRG; from the coding sequence ATGAAAACCAATCTGCAAATCATTGCTGATCACTATGCGGCTTCGGCGCGCCAGGATGTCGTCGGCATGATGCTTGACGTTTCGCCCGATGTGGCCTGGACCGAGATGGCCGGCTTCCCCTGCGCCGGCACCTGGACGGGTGTCGATCAGGTCATCGACAAGGTGTTCAAGGTTCTGGGCAGCGAATGGGAGGCTTACACTTTTTCGCTGGACCAGTTGATCGACGGCGGCGACCAGATCGTGGGCGTTGGCAGCTATCAGGGCACTTACCGAAAAACCGGCAAAGCGATGCAAGCGCGCGTGACCCATGTGTGGCGCCTTGCTGGGGGCAAGATCGTCGGTTTCGAGCAGTTCACCGACACCTTGCTGGTCGCGCAGGCCATGCGGGGTTGA
- a CDS encoding MBL fold metallo-hydrolase, whose amino-acid sequence MFKLNSIARLVLPALTLGVLAATGAAAQTSAPLAVKVYNADGNSFNVNAVVVSGQTEALVIDTGFTRADALRVAANVLDSGKTLKTIFISNADPDFYFGAEVLKGIFPNAQVLTTPAVREKLQEKLAGKVAFWSPKMGANAPQKPIVPDLLQGTTLKVDGETIEVRGTVGELAHRPYVWIPSIKTIAGNIAISGNKHVWTADTQKASEHAAWLAQLDEMEALKPAMVVPGHMAPGTALDSSAIAYTRSYLLRFNAETIKAKTGAELIEAMKKAYPQAAPGVALDISAKVAKGEMQW is encoded by the coding sequence ATGTTTAAGCTCAACAGCATCGCCCGTTTAGTTTTGCCAGCCCTGACGCTCGGCGTTTTGGCAGCCACCGGCGCTGCGGCGCAGACCTCGGCGCCCTTGGCGGTAAAGGTCTACAACGCCGACGGCAACAGCTTCAACGTCAATGCCGTGGTCGTCAGCGGCCAGACCGAAGCCCTCGTGATTGACACCGGCTTCACCCGTGCCGACGCCCTGCGCGTGGCCGCCAATGTGCTCGACAGCGGCAAGACCCTGAAGACCATTTTCATCAGCAATGCCGATCCTGACTTCTACTTCGGCGCCGAAGTGCTCAAAGGCATCTTCCCCAATGCCCAGGTGCTGACCACCCCGGCGGTGCGCGAGAAGCTGCAGGAGAAGCTGGCAGGCAAAGTGGCCTTCTGGTCGCCCAAGATGGGTGCCAATGCGCCGCAAAAGCCCATCGTTCCCGATCTCCTGCAGGGCACGACCCTGAAGGTTGACGGCGAGACCATCGAGGTGCGCGGCACAGTGGGTGAACTGGCCCATCGTCCCTATGTGTGGATCCCGTCCATCAAGACCATTGCCGGCAACATCGCCATTTCCGGCAACAAGCATGTGTGGACGGCGGACACGCAAAAGGCCAGCGAGCATGCGGCCTGGTTGGCTCAGTTGGATGAGATGGAAGCGCTGAAGCCCGCGATGGTCGTGCCCGGCCATATGGCGCCCGGCACCGCACTGGATAGCAGCGCCATTGCCTACACGCGCAGCTATCTGCTGCGCTTCAACGCCGAGACCATCAAAGCCAAAACCGGCGCTGAGCTGATCGAGGCGATGAAGAAGGCTTACCCCCAAGCGGCCCCTGGCGTTGCGCTCGACATCAGTGCCAAGGTCGCCAAGGGCGAAATGCAGTGGTGA
- a CDS encoding ABC transporter substrate-binding protein: MSKHITQTLTAVALAAFSFSALAAEPIKIGVSGPFTGGSSSMGVSMRDGVRLAADEINKAGGVLGRQLLLVERDDEAKNERGVQIAQELINKEKVAATVGYINTGVALASQRFYQEAKIPVMNNVATGSLITQQFANQPDNYIFRNAAHDSIQAPMIVEEAIGRRGYKKVAILADSTNYGQLGRADLEKALDLKGVKPVAVEKFNIKDVDMTAQLLKAKEAGAEAILTYAIGPELAQIANGMTKLGWKVPMIGSWTLSMANFIDNAGPGGEGARMPQTFIQEPTTPKRQSFIINYLKTFNPKNARIDSPVSAAQGYDSIYLLAAAIKQAGGTEGPKVKAALEDLKAPVEGVVTTYNKPFTKTDHEAITANIPVFGEVKGQRVVYAYEADFKKASEVRVKDVNAKGALSQKK; this comes from the coding sequence ATGAGCAAACACATCACTCAGACATTGACCGCTGTGGCCTTGGCGGCCTTCAGTTTCTCAGCCCTGGCTGCGGAGCCGATCAAGATCGGTGTGTCCGGCCCGTTCACCGGCGGCTCTTCGTCGATGGGCGTGAGCATGCGCGACGGCGTGCGCCTGGCCGCCGATGAAATCAACAAGGCCGGCGGCGTGCTGGGCCGCCAGCTGCTGCTGGTGGAGCGCGACGACGAGGCCAAGAACGAACGCGGCGTGCAGATCGCGCAAGAGCTGATCAACAAAGAGAAGGTCGCCGCCACGGTGGGTTACATCAACACCGGCGTGGCCCTGGCCTCGCAGCGCTTCTACCAAGAAGCCAAGATCCCGGTGATGAACAATGTGGCCACCGGCTCCTTGATCACCCAGCAGTTTGCCAACCAGCCGGACAACTACATCTTCCGCAATGCCGCGCATGACAGCATTCAGGCGCCGATGATTGTGGAAGAGGCGATTGGCCGCCGCGGCTACAAGAAAGTGGCCATCCTGGCGGACTCCACCAACTACGGCCAGCTTGGCCGCGCTGACTTGGAAAAGGCGCTGGACCTGAAGGGCGTGAAGCCAGTGGCGGTGGAGAAGTTCAACATCAAGGATGTGGACATGACCGCCCAGCTGCTCAAGGCCAAGGAAGCGGGTGCGGAAGCCATCCTGACGTACGCCATTGGCCCTGAGCTGGCGCAGATTGCCAACGGCATGACCAAGCTGGGCTGGAAGGTGCCGATGATCGGCAGCTGGACCTTGTCGATGGCCAACTTCATCGACAACGCCGGCCCCGGCGGAGAAGGCGCGCGCATGCCGCAAACCTTCATCCAGGAGCCCACAACGCCCAAGCGCCAGAGCTTCATCATCAACTACCTGAAGACCTTCAACCCCAAGAACGCGCGCATCGACTCGCCGGTCTCGGCCGCGCAGGGTTACGACTCCATCTACCTGCTGGCCGCAGCCATCAAGCAGGCCGGCGGCACCGAAGGCCCCAAGGTCAAGGCCGCGCTGGAAGACTTGAAGGCGCCGGTGGAAGGTGTGGTCACCACCTACAACAAGCCCTTCACCAAGACGGACCATGAAGCCATTACCGCCAACATCCCGGTGTTCGGCGAGGTCAAGGGCCAGCGCGTGGTTTACGCCTACGAGGCTGACTTCAAGAAGGCCTCCGAAGTGCGCGTCAAAGACGTCAACGCCAAGGGCGCTTTGAGCCAGAAGAAGTGA
- a CDS encoding esterase/lipase family protein: MRVLFVDGIGGAKVYRGELLRRMAQSGHQIEHFSYLTARHSFSALQAQVEQRIRTMAAGGADYALIGYSFGGVLLRAALQQAGPALRPPRHLFLLGSPLRASKLSKSFGRCIAYRMLTGDCGQVAASARRMQAISRPDVPTTCIVGTKSIAGLAQLAGHRSRNDGMLSESETCPHVFADAHYLNESHPLLPSHGEAITIMLDRLARIEGRPVGG; the protein is encoded by the coding sequence ATGCGAGTGCTGTTTGTGGACGGGATTGGCGGCGCGAAGGTCTATCGCGGCGAACTGCTGCGGCGCATGGCCCAGAGCGGGCACCAGATCGAACACTTCTCATACCTCACGGCGCGGCACAGCTTCAGCGCCCTGCAGGCCCAGGTTGAGCAACGCATTCGCACCATGGCCGCTGGCGGCGCGGACTACGCCCTCATCGGCTATTCCTTCGGCGGCGTGCTGTTGCGTGCCGCCTTGCAGCAAGCCGGGCCAGCCCTCCGGCCGCCCAGGCATTTGTTCTTGCTGGGCTCGCCCTTGCGGGCATCGAAGCTCAGCAAGTCTTTCGGCCGCTGCATTGCCTACCGGATGCTGACGGGTGACTGCGGCCAGGTGGCCGCCTCAGCGCGGCGGATGCAAGCGATCAGCCGGCCCGATGTGCCGACCACGTGCATCGTGGGCACCAAATCCATCGCTGGCCTAGCCCAGCTGGCCGGCCACCGCTCGCGCAACGACGGCATGTTGTCGGAATCAGAGACCTGCCCGCATGTTTTTGCGGACGCGCATTACCTGAACGAGAGCCACCCGCTGCTGCCCAGCCACGGCGAAGCCATCACCATCATGTTGGATCGCCTGGCTCGCATTGAGGGGCGCCCGGTCGGGGGCTGA
- a CDS encoding DsbA family protein yields the protein MNKTRLHYIHDPLCGWCYGAAPLVKAAREVIPVLPRGGGMMTGARRQRVTAELRSFVMAHDVSVAQASGQRFGEGYQEGLLRDATAVFDSEPPTAAMLAAEAMAGRGLDLLAQLQTAHYVDGLRIADRAVLIEMAAAIGLDPEGFAQALDQQLGGPVQAHIKDSRAFMAQVGAQGFPSMVLETEGGLQTVNVSSYLGRPQDFQAWLRSRTPSTQAAPAFGCDADGCAI from the coding sequence ATGAACAAGACCCGCTTGCATTACATCCATGACCCTTTATGTGGCTGGTGCTACGGCGCCGCCCCCTTGGTGAAGGCGGCCCGCGAAGTCATCCCCGTGCTCCCGCGGGGCGGCGGGATGATGACGGGCGCGCGGCGCCAGCGCGTGACGGCCGAGTTGCGCAGCTTCGTGATGGCGCACGACGTGAGTGTGGCGCAAGCCAGTGGCCAGCGTTTCGGCGAGGGCTACCAAGAAGGCTTGCTGCGCGACGCGACGGCCGTGTTCGATTCCGAGCCGCCGACCGCCGCCATGCTGGCCGCCGAGGCAATGGCGGGGCGCGGGCTGGACCTGCTCGCGCAGCTTCAGACGGCGCACTATGTGGACGGCTTGCGCATCGCAGACCGGGCAGTTCTGATCGAGATGGCCGCGGCCATCGGCCTGGACCCCGAGGGCTTTGCGCAAGCCTTGGACCAGCAACTGGGCGGCCCGGTGCAGGCGCACATCAAGGACAGCCGCGCCTTCATGGCACAGGTGGGCGCACAGGGCTTTCCAAGCATGGTGCTCGAAACGGAAGGCGGCTTGCAAACCGTGAATGTTTCCAGTTACTTGGGGCGCCCGCAGGACTTCCAGGCCTGGCTGCGTAGCCGCACGCCCAGCACCCAAGCGGCACCCGCGTTTGGATGTGACGCCGACGGCTGTGCCATTTGA
- a CDS encoding SIR2 family protein: MSDVNYQKQAQDYYSKAPLIILGSGASAAHGMSGMWGLARHLVLNTDTSELSEGEVEAWRKFCEVLDAGVDLESALHQVAVTDELTSRIIKATWELINAEDIKIFKECLQNQGMFPLSRLLRHMFKSSLTKLNIITTNYDRLAEYACDQERIHHYSGFTHGFFRQLAAPNEINSTRRVNIWKVHGSLDWFKSPLEDIVAISNIQGIPINYKPEIVTPGTQKYQTTHLEPYRSIINNADLAITAANSYLCIGYGFNDEHIQPKLMARCQRQNTPITIITYGLSDAARRLITDGRARNYLAIERGATDDQSIVYSSLDKTPVTVERNLWSLDGYLSLII; the protein is encoded by the coding sequence ATGTCAGATGTGAATTACCAAAAACAAGCACAGGACTATTACAGTAAGGCCCCACTTATCATCCTGGGCAGCGGTGCATCTGCTGCCCATGGCATGTCTGGCATGTGGGGGCTTGCAAGACACTTAGTTCTAAATACGGACACGTCAGAATTATCCGAAGGCGAGGTAGAAGCCTGGAGGAAATTCTGTGAGGTCTTAGATGCCGGCGTTGATCTGGAATCAGCGCTGCATCAGGTGGCTGTAACAGATGAACTGACTTCCAGAATTATCAAAGCAACCTGGGAGCTCATCAACGCTGAAGACATTAAAATATTCAAAGAATGTCTACAGAACCAGGGGATGTTTCCGCTTAGTCGACTGCTACGCCACATGTTCAAGAGCAGCCTTACTAAATTAAACATCATCACTACGAACTACGACAGACTGGCCGAATATGCCTGCGACCAAGAGCGAATTCACCATTATTCGGGCTTCACGCACGGTTTTTTTCGGCAACTAGCTGCACCGAATGAGATAAATTCCACCCGCAGGGTAAACATCTGGAAGGTACACGGTTCGCTAGATTGGTTCAAATCGCCACTCGAAGACATTGTGGCGATTTCAAATATTCAAGGCATCCCTATCAACTACAAGCCAGAAATCGTAACCCCAGGCACACAAAAATATCAAACAACGCACTTAGAGCCATATCGCTCAATCATCAACAATGCTGACCTAGCCATTACTGCAGCGAACTCCTACCTGTGCATTGGCTACGGCTTCAATGATGAGCACATTCAGCCAAAACTCATGGCCAGATGTCAGCGCCAGAATACCCCGATCACGATTATCACATATGGTCTTTCAGATGCTGCCAGGAGGCTAATTACTGACGGCAGAGCACGAAATTACCTAGCAATAGAGCGGGGAGCAACAGACGACCAGTCGATTGTCTACTCATCTTTGGATAAGACTCCGGTAACTGTTGAGAGAAACTTATGGAGCCTTGACGGTTATCTGTCACTCATCATATAG
- a CDS encoding PA4780 family RIO1-like protein kinase — protein MKTPKRLQSLLEEGLIDSVQRQLMSGKEAQVFVVRCGDETRCAKVYKEATHRSFRQAVDYTENRKVKNSREARAMAKGSKFGREKQEEAWQNAEVDALYRLATAGVRVPKPHLFFEGVLLMELVCDADGAAAPRLNDSQFTPEQAHQHHASLIREVVRMLCAGVVHGDLSEFNILLAADGPVIIDLPQAVDAAGNNHAQRMLLRDVENLRNFFGQFAPDLLQSDYGNEIWALYQRGALTVESPLTGRFERNAKPVDLRGVMREIDDARDEDAARRLRMQTRE, from the coding sequence ATGAAGACACCCAAAAGACTGCAGTCCCTCCTGGAAGAGGGTTTGATCGACAGCGTGCAACGCCAACTGATGAGCGGCAAGGAAGCGCAGGTGTTCGTGGTGCGCTGCGGCGATGAAACCCGCTGCGCCAAGGTTTACAAGGAAGCCACCCATCGCAGCTTCCGCCAAGCGGTGGACTACACCGAGAACCGCAAGGTCAAAAACAGCCGTGAAGCCCGCGCCATGGCCAAGGGCAGCAAGTTCGGCCGCGAAAAGCAAGAAGAAGCCTGGCAAAACGCCGAGGTCGATGCGCTCTACCGCCTGGCCACCGCCGGCGTGCGCGTGCCCAAGCCCCACCTCTTCTTTGAAGGCGTGCTGCTGATGGAACTGGTGTGCGACGCCGACGGCGCCGCCGCCCCGCGCTTGAACGACAGCCAGTTCACGCCCGAGCAGGCACACCAACACCACGCCAGCCTGATCCGAGAAGTGGTGCGCATGCTGTGCGCGGGCGTGGTGCACGGCGACTTATCTGAATTCAACATCCTGCTGGCCGCAGACGGCCCGGTCATCATCGACCTGCCCCAAGCCGTGGACGCCGCCGGCAACAACCACGCCCAACGCATGCTGCTGCGCGACGTAGAAAACCTGCGCAACTTCTTCGGCCAGTTCGCCCCCGACCTGCTGCAAAGCGACTACGGCAACGAGATCTGGGCGCTGTACCAGCGCGGCGCCTTGACCGTCGAATCCCCCCTGACCGGCCGCTTTGAGCGCAATGCCAAACCCGTGGATCTGCGTGGCGTGATGCGCGAGATTGACGACGCGCGGGATGAGGATGCGGCGAGGCGGTTGAGGATGCAGACGAGGGAGTGA
- a CDS encoding YegJ family protein, whose translation MNQAIQKARDSLGAFMQIKENPKSGAERFELKVSFSRELMWVSPFRVSGGVNGKGDGFEGILKSAPQYSPTLAWGKQVSFSRDQIVDWGYTKDGKRHGHFTTCVLLARMKADEAAKIRKDMKLECAP comes from the coding sequence ATGAATCAGGCGATCCAGAAGGCGCGGGACTCCCTGGGCGCCTTCATGCAAATCAAAGAGAACCCCAAGTCAGGAGCCGAGCGCTTCGAGCTGAAGGTCTCGTTTTCGCGCGAGCTGATGTGGGTGTCGCCCTTTCGTGTGAGTGGGGGCGTCAATGGCAAAGGCGATGGCTTTGAAGGCATTCTGAAAAGCGCACCTCAGTACAGCCCAACGCTGGCGTGGGGTAAGCAGGTCAGCTTCTCGCGGGACCAGATCGTCGATTGGGGCTACACCAAGGACGGCAAGCGGCATGGACACTTCACCACTTGTGTGCTGCTGGCGCGCATGAAGGCCGACGAGGCCGCCAAAATTCGCAAGGACATGAAGCTTGAATGCGCGCCTTGA
- a CDS encoding ATP-binding protein, which produces MPIFNFKDEDALGKVASVDTTNVIVDVENIDQLKRLQVNHLAVLQSSRPGQHLIGLITQVTRKRGVEDIANDGISEQTSELNLCKIALIGTMLDRDGDREKVFRRTLESVSEIDANCFSLEGENLTAFMRTLSSVSADGNALTLGKYTLDEHAVAYLNGNKFFQRHAFIGGSTGSGKSWTTAKIIEQMAGLSTANAIVFDLHGEYSPLVGDGIQHFKVAGPADVEANRTIQDGVLYLPYWLLSYDALVSMFVERSDQNAPNQAMIMSREINQAKRKYLEDGDQKEILKHFTVDSPVPFDLDVLMGRLNDINVEMVPGASAGKEKQGDFFGKLARMISRLENKISDRRLGFMFNGGGDVLDFSWLEKFTTAVLGSSGENGKAGIKIINFSEVPSDVLPLIVSLVARVTFSIQQWTPSELRHPIALLCDEAHLYMPQRNMAESADDISLDIFERIAKEGRKYGVSLVVISQRPSEVNKTMLSQCSNFVSMRLTNAEDQGVIKRLLPDSLGGFSDILPTLDTGEALVVGDASLLPSRIRIDEPKNKPNSGTVNFWDEWQKPVKDKRLSIAVDNWRKQNIQ; this is translated from the coding sequence ATGCCGATATTTAATTTCAAGGATGAGGACGCGCTTGGGAAGGTAGCCTCCGTCGATACGACAAACGTTATTGTGGACGTAGAAAATATCGACCAACTTAAAAGGTTGCAAGTCAACCATTTGGCCGTACTCCAGAGCAGCAGGCCTGGGCAGCATCTCATAGGGCTCATTACCCAGGTGACCCGAAAGCGGGGTGTCGAAGACATTGCCAACGACGGTATCAGCGAGCAGACCTCAGAATTGAATCTGTGCAAAATCGCCTTGATTGGCACCATGCTGGATCGTGATGGAGACAGAGAAAAAGTTTTTCGCCGCACTCTTGAAAGCGTCTCAGAAATTGACGCAAATTGCTTTTCTCTAGAGGGCGAAAATCTAACCGCCTTTATGCGTACGCTCTCTAGTGTTTCAGCAGATGGCAATGCCCTGACTCTGGGAAAATACACACTGGACGAACACGCGGTTGCCTATCTCAACGGTAACAAGTTTTTCCAACGCCACGCCTTCATCGGCGGCAGCACCGGGTCGGGTAAGTCCTGGACGACAGCCAAGATTATTGAGCAGATGGCAGGACTCTCTACGGCCAACGCCATTGTTTTTGATCTTCATGGTGAATACTCGCCATTGGTGGGTGATGGTATTCAGCACTTCAAGGTGGCCGGACCCGCAGACGTGGAGGCAAACCGTACTATTCAAGATGGTGTGCTTTACCTGCCATATTGGCTGCTTTCGTATGACGCGCTCGTATCGATGTTTGTTGAGCGGAGTGATCAGAATGCGCCCAACCAAGCCATGATCATGTCCCGCGAGATCAACCAGGCCAAAAGAAAGTACCTAGAGGATGGCGACCAAAAGGAAATTCTCAAGCACTTCACCGTAGATAGCCCGGTTCCATTTGATCTGGATGTTCTGATGGGCAGGCTCAATGATATCAACGTGGAAATGGTTCCGGGGGCTTCTGCTGGTAAGGAAAAGCAGGGTGATTTTTTTGGAAAGCTCGCCCGAATGATTTCTCGCCTTGAGAACAAAATCTCGGATCGACGTTTGGGTTTTATGTTCAATGGCGGCGGAGACGTTCTAGATTTCTCCTGGCTTGAAAAGTTCACCACCGCCGTGCTCGGCAGTTCAGGAGAAAACGGCAAAGCCGGTATCAAGATCATCAATTTCTCCGAAGTACCATCAGACGTTCTTCCGCTGATCGTTTCCCTTGTTGCACGGGTTACGTTTTCCATCCAACAGTGGACACCTTCCGAGCTACGCCACCCGATAGCACTTTTGTGTGACGAAGCGCATCTTTATATGCCTCAGCGAAACATGGCAGAGTCAGCCGACGATATCTCCTTAGATATTTTTGAGCGCATTGCCAAGGAAGGCCGCAAGTACGGCGTCAGCCTTGTCGTGATAAGCCAGCGTCCGTCCGAGGTGAATAAGACAATGCTCAGTCAATGCAGTAACTTTGTTTCTATGCGGCTGACCAACGCAGAGGATCAGGGCGTTATCAAGAGGCTTCTTCCCGATAGCCTAGGTGGATTCAGCGATATCCTGCCGACCCTAGATACAGGAGAGGCCTTGGTTGTTGGTGATGCGAGCTTGCTGCCAAGCAGAATTAGGATCGACGAACCAAAAAACAAGCCGAATAGCGGAACTGTCAATTTCTGGGATGAATGGCAGAAACCAGTCAAGGACAAGCGCCTGTCAATTGCCGTTGATAACTGGCGCAAACAGAACATTCAATAG
- a CDS encoding helix-turn-helix domain-containing protein encodes MLSRDLTAIEDWFGARLLHRSTSKISLTDAGMSGWRDGGLAPASLQI; translated from the coding sequence ATGCTCAGCCGCGATCTCACCGCCATCGAGGACTGGTTTGGTGCGCGCTTGCTCCACCGCAGCACGAGCAAGATCAGCCTCACGGATGCCGGGATGTCGGGCTGGCGTGATGGCGGCCTTGCGCCAGCATCGCTGCAGATTTAA
- the istB gene encoding IS21-like element helper ATPase IstB: MLNEHTLDQLRSLRLDGMVQALTDGATRTAAAELSFEERLAMLVQREVDWRDGKRLARLLKAAKLKVSSACIEDINWRGSRGLDRSLITQLAGCDWLRHGHNVLLTGATGCGKTWLACALAQQAARQGFAVLYTRAPRLLEELRVAHGDGSFGRRLAQLARIDLLVIDDFAIAPVTAADRNDLLELLDDRVGSRSTLITSQLPVSNWHQWLDDPTLADAILDRIVHSAQKIALKGESLRKKQDSV; encoded by the coding sequence TTGCTCAACGAACACACCCTGGATCAACTGCGCAGCCTGCGCCTAGACGGCATGGTGCAGGCGCTTACCGATGGCGCCACCCGCACGGCAGCGGCCGAGCTGTCCTTCGAGGAGCGGCTGGCCATGCTGGTGCAACGCGAGGTCGATTGGCGCGACGGCAAACGCCTGGCCCGGCTGCTCAAGGCGGCCAAGCTCAAGGTCAGCAGCGCCTGCATCGAGGACATCAACTGGCGAGGCTCGCGCGGGCTGGATCGCAGCCTCATCACCCAACTGGCGGGCTGCGACTGGCTGCGCCACGGCCACAACGTGTTGCTCACCGGGGCCACGGGTTGCGGCAAGACCTGGCTCGCATGCGCGCTGGCCCAGCAGGCGGCACGCCAGGGATTCGCGGTGTTGTACACGCGGGCGCCGAGGCTGCTGGAAGAGCTGCGGGTGGCCCACGGCGACGGCTCCTTCGGCCGGCGCCTGGCACAACTGGCGCGCATTGACCTGCTGGTCATCGATGACTTTGCGATTGCACCGGTCACGGCGGCCGACCGTAACGACCTGCTGGAGTTGCTCGACGACCGGGTCGGCAGCCGCTCGACGCTCATCACCAGTCAGCTACCCGTCTCAAACTGGCACCAATGGTTGGATGACCCGACATTGGCCGATGCCATCTTGGACCGGATCGTCCATTCGGCACAAAAGATCGCGCTCAAGGGCGAGTCGCTGCGCAAGAAACAGGACTCGGTATGA
- the istA gene encoding IS21 family transposase, with translation MPTPRIHMRQLRQTLRLHLESGLSMRECSRVLGIAKSTVNSVVMKARAAGVDWAAAQTLDDAALEARLYGPAVPRSSTQLEPDFALVHQELKRPGVTLQLLWEEYQRGLTDAGSQAYKYTSFCVKYRAWVTGLKRSMRQVHPAGERLFIDYAGQTVPLVDAATGEIRQAQIFVAVLGASNYTFACATPTQTAADWVGAIMDALEFMGGVPRLIVPDQARALIARPDRYEATPSRLVEEFCDHYDVAMLPARPAHPRDKPKVEVGVQIVERWILARLRHRRFFTLAELNAAVRELLVDLNARPFKKLPGCRASAFAALDRPLLKPLPAARMPIARFKRARVNIDYHVELDGHYYSVPHRLVREQVELRITSTTVEILAGQQRVAVHAYSVRRGAHTTAPEHMPASHRAHREWTPAKLIAWGEHIGVATAAVVRWQMEHRPHPEQGYRSCLGLQSLARQFGHERLEAACVRAMSIRSPTYQSVKSILATGLDRQAAPAQATQAALPLHDNVRGPDYYH, from the coding sequence ATGCCCACTCCCAGGATTCACATGCGCCAACTTCGACAAACCCTTCGACTTCACCTTGAATCTGGCCTGAGCATGCGCGAGTGTTCGCGCGTGCTTGGCATCGCCAAGTCGACCGTCAATAGCGTCGTTATGAAGGCCCGCGCCGCCGGTGTGGACTGGGCCGCCGCCCAGACGCTGGACGATGCCGCCTTGGAGGCTCGCTTGTACGGCCCCGCTGTGCCTCGGTCCAGCACCCAGCTTGAGCCCGACTTCGCCCTCGTCCACCAGGAACTCAAGCGCCCCGGCGTCACCTTGCAATTGCTCTGGGAGGAGTACCAGCGCGGTCTGACCGACGCCGGCTCGCAAGCCTACAAGTACACCAGCTTCTGCGTGAAGTACCGCGCCTGGGTCACCGGCCTCAAGCGCTCGATGCGCCAGGTCCACCCGGCCGGCGAGCGCCTGTTCATTGACTACGCCGGCCAGACTGTGCCCTTGGTGGACGCTGCCACCGGCGAGATCCGGCAAGCGCAGATCTTCGTGGCCGTCCTCGGCGCCTCGAACTACACCTTCGCCTGCGCCACGCCGACACAGACAGCAGCCGACTGGGTCGGCGCCATCATGGATGCGCTGGAGTTCATGGGTGGCGTGCCCCGGCTGATCGTGCCGGATCAGGCGCGCGCCCTGATCGCCCGGCCCGACCGCTACGAGGCCACGCCTAGCCGTCTGGTCGAAGAGTTCTGCGACCACTACGACGTGGCGATGCTGCCCGCGCGTCCTGCTCATCCCCGCGACAAGCCCAAGGTGGAGGTCGGCGTGCAAATCGTCGAGCGTTGGATTCTGGCGCGGCTGCGGCACCGGCGCTTCTTCACCCTGGCTGAGCTCAACGCCGCTGTCCGGGAGTTGCTGGTGGACCTGAACGCTCGGCCGTTCAAGAAGCTACCCGGCTGTCGGGCCAGCGCCTTCGCGGCCTTGGATCGGCCGCTGCTCAAACCCCTGCCGGCAGCGCGCATGCCCATCGCCCGCTTCAAGCGCGCCCGGGTCAATATTGACTATCACGTTGAACTCGATGGCCATTACTACAGCGTGCCGCACCGGCTGGTGCGCGAGCAGGTCGAGTTGCGCATCACTTCGACCACGGTGGAGATTCTGGCGGGCCAGCAACGCGTGGCCGTGCACGCCTACAGCGTCCGGCGCGGGGCGCACACGACGGCGCCCGAGCACATGCCGGCCTCCCACCGGGCGCACCGAGAGTGGACCCCAGCCAAGCTCATCGCTTGGGGTGAGCACATCGGCGTGGCCACAGCCGCCGTGGTGCGCTGGCAGATGGAACACCGGCCGCACCCCGAGCAAGGCTACCGCTCCTGCCTCGGCCTGCAAAGCCTGGCGCGCCAGTTCGGCCACGAGCGGCTGGAAGCGGCCTGCGTTCGCGCCATGTCGATTCGCTCGCCGACCTACCAAAGCGTCAAGTCGATCCTGGCCACCGGCTTGGACCGGCAAGCCGCGCCGGCCCAAGCCACGCAGGCCGCACTCCCGCTGCATGACAACGTGCGCGGCCCCGATTACTACCACTGA